CAACGAGCCGGCTTTACCCACGTCGAGTATCGGGTCAAGGCCTAGCCCGGCCCCAAACCGCGAACCGCGAACCGCGAACCGCGAACCGCGAACCAAGGTTTCAGGAAGAACTATGAAACGCCTAACCCCCGTCACCGGAATCATCTTCCTCCTGCTCTTCATGGGCCTCTACCTGGGAATCCAGATGGCGGTGGAGTCGGGGTTCGGCCGATCGCGCCTGGAGAGAGTTCGTCCCGACGAGCAAGGATTGGTGCGCATCGATGTCGGTGAGTTCGAGCCCCTCGAGGTGCGCTTCTACCGTTTCCTCAACCCCGCCAATCAGGAGGTGGAGTTCCTGGTGGGCCTGGACGAGCACGGGGTCGTACAGGTGGGCTTCAACGCCAACGAGGCTCACTACAAGACCCGGCGGGGCTTTTCCGCACAAAACGGCTGGATCATCGACAATAAGTGCGAGACCACCACGCGGCTCTCGACGGTCAACACCGGCGGAGGCGGCTGCCGGCCGGTGGCCGTGACCCACCGCGTGGTGGGCGACGAATTGCAGATCCGCGAGCAGGATCTTCTCGCAGGCTGGCGCTACTTCCGCTAGCAGTCCGTGGCGAAAATCCGATGCCAGCGAAGCTCCGAAACCTTTCGGAGCGCTGGAGACCCTCGCCCAAATTCATGCAGTATTAACTATATGTTCATTCATCCGCTTGTAATGTTCGCTCCACTACCCTCCCGACAGAAAGCCGAATTGGAGAAATTCTGGCTGGCTAAAGCGTTTAAGAACGCGGCCAGTGGTGAGTAGGGGGAGAGCTCCGGCGGTCGTGAGCTGAGTTCATCAGAGGACTCTCGCGAACAGCCGTTCGAGGGCTTCTTATCGGAGTCGTACGTCTCGAGAACGGCCGATCCCTTGGAAGGAGAGTCATTTGATGAAGTCCCGGTACTCGGTCAACTTAGCCAGGATCCTGGTGTTCGCCTGGGTTCTATTCCCTCTAATCCTCACTCCACCCGCCCAAGCCCAGGACCAAGCATGCTCCAAAGTCGTCACCGCGAAGGTCGTGGCGCTGGACCAGCCGTGGGCCTGGAACCGCTACGGTGCCCTGGAACCCCAGGGCATGATCTACGCCCTGCGCCACGACGTGGTGCCGGCGAGCTTCAACCCCACCAATCCGGGGGCGTGCTATTCCGGCTCGCTGCAATATGGCGACGTCAAGCTGCGGGAGGACAAGCGGCCCCGGCCCATCGTCCTGCGGGTCAACGAGGGGGATTGCCTACGGGTGGAATTCCAGAACCTGCTGGCTTCGACCCCGGTGGACGACGAGCAGCCCCATACCCGCGCCGCGTCCTTCCACATCGTCGGCCTGCAGCTGCGCAACATCATCCGGGACGACGGCGCCAACATCGGTCAGAACGGCGCCGGCGGCAACGGCATCGTGCAACCCGGCGGCTCCGTCGTCTATGAGTACATCGCGGCCCGGGAGGGCTCCTACGTGGTGCACAGCATGGGTGCTCCGGTCGGTGGTGAAGGCGACGCAGGCTCCATCTCGCCGGGCCTCTTCGGCGCCGTCACCGTCGAGCCCGAGGGCTCGGAGTGGTACCGCAGCCAGGTCACCGAGGCCATCTTGGACAGCACCCGCCTCGACACCGACGGTGGCTATCCGATCATCGACTACAGCGAGCGCTATACGGCTTCGGAGGACTGCCTGCGGCAGGGCCGGCCGAAGCTGAACATGATCGATCCCATCACCCAGGAGATCGCCCACTCCGATCTGACGGCCATCATCACCGGTTCCGGCGGCGGCAATTTCGGTCCTGGCTACCCGGGCAAGACGGACGTCTATCCCAACCGCGGAGAACCGTTCCGCGAATTCACCATCATCTTCCACGACGAAATCGCGGCGGTGCAGGCCTTCCCGCAGTTCTATGACGACGAGCTGGAGTTC
This genomic interval from Acidobacteriota bacterium contains the following:
- a CDS encoding Fe-S-containing protein, producing MKRLTPVTGIIFLLLFMGLYLGIQMAVESGFGRSRLERVRPDEQGLVRIDVGEFEPLEVRFYRFLNPANQEVEFLVGLDEHGVVQVGFNANEAHYKTRRGFSAQNGWIIDNKCETTTRLSTVNTGGGGCRPVAVTHRVVGDELQIREQDLLAGWRYFR